The window CGCCGCGTGTCTCGCGAAGCCTTGGCGCGTCGTGTCAGCGGAGAAGGCGAGCCGCGTGCCGGCGGGCCGAACCTTTGAGTCCGTGGATGGACGAGACGTTGACGATggagccgccgtcgacgacgctccgCAGCTCCGCCCGCAGGCAGTACATGGTGCCCGTGAGGTTGACGGCGATGATCTTGTCCcattcctcgtcctcgagctcggagacggcggcgatgccgtgGGCCTTGCCGATGATGCCGGCCGCGTTGGCCGCACCGTCCAAGCGTCCGTAGCTTTCGACGATGGAGCGGATCCAGCCGTCGACCTGGCCGCGGTTCGAGACGTCCacgcgggcgacggcgcacgGCACGCCGAGCGAGCCGAAATGAGACTCGACCTCtttcatcgccgccgagtcCACGTCCCCGATGCAAACCGTCGCCCCTCGCCTCGACAGGAGCTtggcggtggcgaggccgatgccgctggCGCCGCCTGTGATGGCGTacaccttgccgtcgagcggcCGATCCTGTCCGCCGTCTGCTCCTTTTCCTTGCCCCATTTTTGCCTCCGAGGAAGGGGTCAGGATGGCGGTGGGTGATGCGTGACTGTCACGGATGATGGAGGTGATGACGACTCGAGGACAAAGGGTGGTTCGGGACAGACGAGCGTGACGCCAGAGGAGCAGCACCATCTGCGTGCCATTCGTGTGACGAGACGTGAGCCTTGGGGAGGGATTTTCGTCCTCGACAGGGGCATTCCTCGGCACAGCACCGATGGGGTTAGCATGGGGGGAAGAGACGGcagcgatggcgacggggaAGCAAATGGAAGCGGGGGATGATGCTGGACGTGGCCGCTGCCTCCGTCGAGGGGTCGGGTTATTCCTTTTTCCGACGCAAACCATCGTCGGgacgccatggccacgaTTCCGCCCATACAGTAAACATACGCACACACACCACACACACACTGACACTGCACCAACACGTACGgtaggcgacgacgacgacaaaggcAGCGGAAGCAGGACACGCCAAGATTCGATAGGTAGCCAAACGGAAGAATACGTACAAGTAACCGGTAGGTGGTGCTCGCAACAGCATCGCCCTCGGGCAGGCATGGGCCGGAAGCGCAACAGCGTTGAGCCCGTGGACAACTCCGTCGAGGGCAAAAAGATTGGCAATTTTGGTTgcttgtcgacggcctttACAGCACCGGCAGCAGCTGACGGTCGCGAGGGTGCTTCAGGCGGCGCTGCAGCTCCGTCGAGGTCGCGGCGGATGCCTGTGTCACGGCCCagacggcgagcgagacgGCCAGGGAGAGCTGCCGCCAGGCCGCGACGGGTAGCGCCGAGAGATGGCCTGACATGCCCTGGCATCCGGTGGCGGGCTGCCGCCAGGGTACCTCGACGCCAAAGTCATCGGCCACCTTcatggccgagacgacgcaTCCTTCGAGCAGCACCAGCCCGTCCCAGCACCAGGCACCGACGAGCCACACGTTGTCCTGTCCGTTGACCCATccgggctcgtcgtcgacgcaccGCGGGGGCGAGGCACGCATGACGCCCTGCACGACGGCCCTGCTCCGGAGCGTCCGCAGGGTCCTGGTAAAGGTGGCCGTGTGCAGGGCCCTCTCCCCGTCGGCGTGCGGGTCGAGGGAGCACGTGCTGATCAGCACGCCGCCGGGCATGCGATGCAACGACTCGGTCCTCGCGCCCGACGCGGAGAAGACGGTTCGGAAGGAGACGTCCTCGGGCGGCAGGCgattgccgtcgtcgtgacaGCAGCGGCCCGAAGGAATCGGccccgcgtcgtcgaccgtcgcgtgcgtctcgacggccccggggaggaggatggagcTCTCGGTCTGGAGGGTCGGCATGCCGCTCAGGACGGACCGCAGGGGGCGGAAAAGCCTCGAGGCGACGTcgggcgagacggcgaggacgactcgATCAAAGTACTGCTCCGACTCGGCGTCGGGGCCCGACAGCCAGCGCACGACGGCGCCATCCCCCGTCGTcacggccttgacggcgacgacgcggcagGCCAGGCgaacgtcggcgaggccgtcggcgagcctcGACTGCACCTGGTGGACGCCTCCGCAGACGGTGTAGTTGGGCTGCCCGCGCGAACGGTTTTCGTAGTTGACAATGTCCGTCGCCGGAAAGGACAAGGCCTCGGCGTGGGAGCAGGTCGAGGCGATGCAGATGACGGGGAGCAGGTAATGGTTCGTGAAGCGACGAGGCAGCCGAATCCTCTGCAGATAGTGAGAAAAGGTTTCCACCGGCTCCCCGTCGACCGCGGGCTTCGCGCCGGGCTTCGCGTCGGcccccgacgtcgtcctcccGGCCCGGCTCGTCCTGGGCGGCACACAGAGGCAGGCGAGCGAGAACCAGAGGTAGCATGCGATGAGATACCATATTTCCAGCAGGCGCCCCAGGATCCATCCGTCGCCTCGTTCCGGCCGCAGGCGTCGAgcaccatcctcgtcggctcccgACTGGGCCGAAAATGTCGCTCGCGCGCTGGCAAAGGCAAAGGAGAGGCGGAGCGGGTGCAGGCGTATGCCGAGATGCCTATACATGCGCAGCAGATGGACGTAGTAGCCGCCCGTGCTGGCACGCATGGGAAGGTCGATccggtcgacgacgcccgtcTTCTTGTTCTCGACGCTGACCGAGGCCGCGTCGAAGGCGAGCCTGGACGCCTGCCGAGGCACGGTGGGATGAGCTTTCGTCCCGACACGGGCGATTCATTGGAGGCGGCTGCATACCTGTTCGAACAAGGTCACCTCGTAGCGTCCGCGGGCGTCGTTGTGCAAGAGGTGAGCCGTCGTCAGCCCGGCAAGTCccgtgccgacgatggcgacctGTATCCGGCGAGAATCTTCCTTTTggcccgccgacgagcgccgccgatgctgatccatgctgccgctgcggaCGACCTGCCGAGGCGTCACTAGAGCGTCGGGCTTTTTTGCTTCGAGGTGGCCGCGTGCCGGTTCGCCGATCTGGCCGTTGGATAGGGCCGTCGGATAGAGCCGTTGGATAGAGCCGTTGAATAGGGTCCGTTGGATAGAGCCGTTGGATAGAGCCGTTGGATAGAGCCGTTGGATTGAGCCGTTGGATAGACCGTTGGATAGGACCGTTGGATAGGACCGTTGGATAGACCGTTCGATAGGACCGTTCGATAGAGCCGATGGATGTGGCCGTGGGAGATTCTGTCAAGCTTTGTGATTGTAGGTTCCAGGAACGTCAACGAGGTGTGAAGGGCAAGAGGCTAGCGAACGGGCATCAAAATGATAAATACCGAGAGCCGAGGAGATGAGACGATCGGCGTCAACGGGTGCATCCTAGGTCGATCCAAGGTGATGGAAAAATTTCTTGTTCAAAAGTGCCCGGCGAGGACTGGAAGGATGACGACAATTTTTTTATCCTCGCCACGCCCACGGCGGGGGatgggggggcggggggcaGGGGGGGGGTAGCTTGTGGTGGAACCGGGGCAGACACGATCATGTCCTGGCGTTAGCTAAGCGCTGGGAATACAGAGCTCATTTTACCGTGCCGAGGTCTGTGGCAGCGGTGGCGATGCAGCAATCGACCCCCGAGAGGGGCTCCGGCGCTGGTGCTACAGCACTCCGCGGTTACCCCTGGCAGTGCTAAGTGCTACGCTGCAACAATGCTGCTTTGCTCatcacatgtacttagtgTCAGTACGTGCTGTACACCtgctgcatgtacaagtaccactAGTGCTGTACCTGAGCATGCAACTAGCACCAGCTCCATGCGCGTGGTAGACTTGgttgtgctccgtatactaaagtacaagtacttggggtATAAGTACCGttgaagtactccgtacggcaccGAGTGTCACCACATCCCAGTGAATTAcaggttagtacctaccaCTCACCACCAAGGGTGCGCTGTAGATTGGTGACTTGGTGGGTGATGCcctgtaggtactaagtgCTAGGTATTAGAATGCCTCTGCTGCCGTGCTGGTGCAGCCTGGCAGGGTCCTTGGCTCCGCCAGACTCCTCTCCTCCAACTCCTCGTCACCACCGGATTCCACTGATCTGCTAAactcctctcctccgccagAGTCCTCCACCAGAGTCCTCTCCTCCGACAGactcctctcctccgtcagactcctctcctccgtcagactcctctcctccgtcagACTCCTCTCCTCTGCTAGAGTTCTCTCCTACGCCAGactcctctcctccgccagAGTCCTCTCCTCCGACAGactcctctcctccgtcagactcctctcctccgtcagACTCCTCTCCTCTGCTAGAGTTCTCTCTTCTGCCAGAGGCTTTTTCTCCGCCAGAGTCCTCTCTTCTGCTAGAttcctcgccaccgccacTCATCTACTCCGCCAAGATAATACAGCAGTCCCTCTCTTCCGCCAGACTCCTCTACTCCGCCAAGATGATGCAGCTGTCCTCTCCTCCGCAAGactcctctcctccgccaaGACGATGCAACAGTTCTCTCCTCCGCCAAGACAATGCAGCagtcctctcctccgccaaGAAGATGCGGCAATCAAACACGACAGCAATCAGACGCAAATGAAAATGCCACACGATCGGGTAATCACTGTTGCCGCAGAGGCACGACCGAGGCGAATCTCATCTCGTTCATTCTCGCACCGCTCCAGGACCGCTCCAGGTCAGCTCCGGCTCTCCGGCTTGGGGTGACCTGACCCGTCCGCCTCAACAGGTCTGTCCAGCGTCCACCTCCATGGGCTAGGCCAATTTACAGGAGGTTTTCGTCGCCAGCATGCCACGTCGCTGAAGGGACCGCTACGGCGCTGTTGGCCGCACCACGCAAACGCCTCGACAGGCTGCCCACCAACTCTCCACCGCCAAATGGTGTCGTGACCTCGGGCCAGGCGTCAACGGAGCACTCTTTGTCGACGGCCTTCCTTTACGTACGCCTCGACAGGCTGCCTGCCAACCCTCCACCGCCAAATGGTGTCGTGGCCTCGAGCCAGGCGTCAACGGAGCactcttcgtcgacgaccttcTTCACGACGTTCCCTCAACATCACACTCACACTACCGCCTCCCGTGAACTGCGACGAGCTCCAGCAGGGCACCAAGAGCTCGCGGTACGTCGTCAAGCAGCCCGCCCGAGGCCGTGCCATGTTTTTATCAAGGACTGCTCCACGAGGAGAGCGATGAGGAGTGCGAGGCGGGACGCTTCGagctcttcctcggcctgcCACGtacgtcgccatcgtcgccaactTCAGCAATGACCTCGCCGAGCATGCCGACGTGCGGGAGATGATCAACGCCTACCATGCCGGCCATCTTCTCCGCCGTCTCGTCATCCTTTGGGTCATGGCcttgctcgtcgccctcttCACCACCATGGTCGTCTACCGAATCGGCTCCTTCGCGAGCCATCAGCACCGCGTGCGAGCccccatcctcgccgcctttgtGATTCTCGGCGGTCTCGTCCTCACCTCggctctcctcctcgcctaCGACTTGACGGCCGGCACAAAATTGAGCATGGGAATGCGCTGCCGTGTCATTTTCGAGCCCTTGGGCAGCGCTGCGAGTCACGCGTCTCCCCTCGTCCGTCCAAACCATGGCGACGGGGGAAGCCTGGGACGTAACGGGTGCCAGAGGCACTTGCTCGATTCAGGATATCGGAAGCTAAGACCAAATACATGCCACCCTTCAGCAATGCGGCCTTATCCTCCGGCTAATCGTCCCAGACCAATTCTGGCAATCGAAATTTATTCGTCTTCGAATGGCAGGATCCAGGACTATTAAAGAATTTCCTGCACGGGACCTCCTCGGCACTACAAGGGACCTGCTTCGTACGATAGCAGTCTGCCCTGAGCAGCCTGTTGCAAGCTTTCTCGAACGCGCACCACTCCTTTGATTGTAGCGGGCGGAGACTGAACCACATCTCGTCCTTGGGATGCGGGTTAACCCCACACTCTGGTTTGGTTGGAGTTTCGGATTTTGTTGGAGTTGTGGAAGGTGTCGGAGCAATAGCAGCGGCAGAAGCTACTGGAATGATGCATAGTAATGTTGTTGCCCTCATGGTGGACGGATTATTTGGAACCCAGGAACGAGATGTAAGGAAGGGCAAGTGGAAGAAACCAAACTCTACTGCTTGCAAGTGTACTCTGttgtgtacagtatgtagAAGTCAATAACAAGTGCAGAATCGTTGGGGATGCATCCGCTTTTATATTCATTTGACTTTGCCATGAGCATATTTGCAACTCCTTGTCCTGGCATTTCATATTTTCGTTCCTCGAGCaataagtaattacatgtattaaGAATACATGACAGTGCCATGAAGTGTGCACACGCCCATATATATCGATATATGATGCATCATACGGACATGGGCAACGCACGTTTCcacaatacagtacagtacacacgTCATACGGCCAATCACGTAACGGCCGACGCAACTTCAACACTCAACTCTGGCATTGAATGGACTCCTGATTCCTGCATCCACATCCTGTCCATCTTCGATTGATGATTTGGACTGACCGGCGATTCAACGAGCGGTCTTACCGGCGGTTCGACTGACTGGCCATGCAGTTGACCATCTGATGAATGATTTGACTGACAGTCTGACCAACCGCCGGCTGCCCCGGTGGCCCTTTTGGTGCCATGTGTGCGCGTGCAAGCAGgacgtcctcctcgacagACCGACCCCTGGGCGCCGCGCTGCGAGGTGCGACGCTGCCCATCCATCAAGCCGAGCGCTTCGGCGGACAATAATCGAACGTCGCTCATCGAGCGGCGACATGTCTCTTCGCATCCGAATCGGCCGAatcgccgtcggctcggcACTGTTCGCGACCGCCTCCGCCGGCGTCTACGCGGCGCTCGTCTGCGGCCAGCTTTCGGCAACGCGGCGGCGTAGAATCACCAGCACCGACCATGTCCCCGAGTCGTTTGCAAAGTCGGATGCCGTCACGAGGCTTGTGAACCCGCGCGGCAACGTGGCCTGGGGCGACTCGAGGTCCGTGACGCTTCGAATCTCGTCGACTcgcggccgccttcttcgagACGAAGAGCTTCTTGCGCGCTTCTTGAaggccttcttcgccggcaGCGTCTTTGCGCCCGAGAGAATCGCTCTTTCGCTGCTGCGACCATCCGTCGGGTCGTTTCCAGGTGAGCCCGCTCCCTGCCCCTCGTCCGAAGGCTGCCATGttcatcctcgacctcgaggtcTCGACTCGCCATCTGCGCCGTCCGTATGGGACCCGGCCGAGCTGTCGGACCAGAAGCCGCCACCCCCCGGCACCGTACTCTTCGGCACCTTCCAGCTCGCCGCGAtgcacctcgccgacgccgaggacggcccGGCCGAGAGCACCCTCGACGTGCTGTATGGGAACGGCCAAGGCCGATTCGCCGGCTGCCACCGATTCAGCATCTGGCGGGAAACGGCAGCCGATGGTGACACCGACCTTTGGCTGCGTCTCTCGTGCGTGACCTGCAACCCGACCGTCGACAGGCCGCTGCGGCCGAGCTTCATGTGGTGGTTCCACAAGGCCTACGCCATGCTGCTCTTTCGAGACGCCGTCGGAAGCGTGCAACGGTCACTTTGAGAAGAATCGTGAGCCCGCCTTGGAATCGTCGTCGGATCCGTGCTCGTTCGTCGTCCTTCATTTCATGTCTTCTGGTGGCACAGACGCCCAACCTTTCTCCAATCCAGGCCGTCTTGTGCGTTTCCTTTCATCGTGTACTGTATAGCAATACTTGACCACTGGCCGTGAATCCTACGCGCTGCCATGTTGCGTATTTTGCATCGCTTGTTCGTCCATTCCTTCGAGACGCATGGTATGCTAGGTAGCTTCAAGGTGCAGCTGCCTCGAGAGCCACGTCAGGGCCGTCGGACCCTGGACAGGCAATGGCATCCGCGCGTGAAGCGGACGAATCCTCCTGTCCCGGGAACAAGCAACCGCGTTGCGCCGACAGGTCATGGCATGGCCCACG of the Drechmeria coniospora strain ARSEF 6962 chromosome 01, whole genome shotgun sequence genome contains:
- a CDS encoding short chain dehydrogenase reductase family, whose protein sequence is MVCVGKRNNPTPRRRQRPRPASSPASICFPVAIAAVSSPHANPIGAVPRNAPVEDENPSPRLTSRHTNGTQMVLLLWRHARLSRTTLCPRVVITSIIRDSHASPTAILTPSSEAKMGQGKGADGGQDRPLDGKVYAITGGASGIGLATAKLLSRRGATVCIGDVDSAAMKEVESHFGSLGVPCAVARVDVSNRGQVDGWIRSIVESYGRLDGAANAAGIIGKAHGIAAVSELEDEEWDKIIAVNLTGTMYCLRAELRSVVDGGSIVNVSSIHGLKGFARHAAYDASKHGVVGLTKAAAMENGGREIRVNSVAPGAIYTPMMEKSWASHGRPKDAPFDEPSAFQRQGTAEETAQVIAFLLGPESSFVSGSVYEVDGGWM